The following coding sequences are from one Prochlorococcus sp. MIT 0604 window:
- a CDS encoding AAA family ATPase, with translation MSKDKNRESRTPEDIKNFAKLVETAKGLIEAKTPVFQRNTLIRCAGRDLGLLLNETAIFGILGKARREIEGTHDGYLPDKKIKVPKTKWLWEDLISEGNVSLVVALPKVGKSSLIGAFLGAMSRGNSEYLGKQITSKAKPIYILGTDQPITDWAEILIPVGLMKKTAEDEVELVHPLKRLWTMDRPITLTEESIEQIHNLAVEEPNSIFVLDAFASLISGLGLDENHVDAVEPVRMLCEALAGTGATIVLLHHASGTNSNERAVKASRGTKALPALASNIINLSWLLPDDKTDNRIAVTTQGRSSKPVDMVIEQTDRAVWRNLGSSAEINEELKLEKVESKLNDRQNLVLTLVNSLTPHWPIDSLNVSKQLADEFSNQHGKVSALSTLNQLYKKGLIKKRSFCTENRGKVAGFYPRSWATCHSISDENFECLQNYFKKTDI, from the coding sequence ACTCCAGAAGACATTAAAAACTTTGCAAAATTAGTAGAAACTGCAAAGGGATTAATTGAAGCTAAAACTCCAGTTTTTCAAAGAAATACCTTAATAAGGTGTGCTGGTAGAGATTTAGGTTTACTACTAAATGAAACTGCAATCTTTGGAATATTAGGTAAAGCCCGAAGGGAAATAGAAGGCACACATGATGGATACCTTCCTGATAAAAAAATCAAAGTTCCTAAAACAAAATGGCTATGGGAAGATTTAATTTCTGAAGGTAATGTATCTCTCGTTGTTGCATTACCAAAAGTTGGTAAATCTTCTTTAATTGGTGCTTTCTTAGGTGCAATGAGCAGAGGTAATTCTGAATACCTTGGAAAACAAATTACATCTAAAGCAAAACCTATTTATATATTAGGAACTGACCAACCAATTACAGATTGGGCAGAAATTTTAATTCCTGTTGGTTTGATGAAAAAAACCGCAGAAGATGAAGTTGAGCTAGTTCATCCCTTAAAAAGGCTATGGACTATGGACAGGCCAATTACATTAACTGAAGAAAGTATTGAACAAATACATAATCTTGCAGTTGAAGAGCCTAATTCAATTTTTGTTTTAGATGCTTTTGCAAGTTTGATCTCAGGATTAGGTCTTGATGAGAATCATGTTGATGCTGTCGAACCAGTACGAATGTTATGCGAGGCACTTGCAGGTACAGGTGCAACTATAGTTTTGCTACATCATGCAAGTGGTACTAACTCCAATGAAAGAGCAGTTAAAGCAAGTAGAGGCACTAAAGCATTACCAGCATTGGCCTCAAATATTATTAATTTATCTTGGTTACTTCCAGATGATAAAACTGATAATAGAATTGCTGTTACTACTCAGGGGCGAAGCTCTAAACCTGTAGATATGGTTATTGAGCAAACTGATCGGGCTGTTTGGAGAAACCTTGGCAGTAGTGCAGAGATTAATGAAGAACTAAAACTAGAAAAAGTTGAAAGTAAATTAAATGATCGACAAAATCTGGTTTTAACTCTAGTTAATTCCCTAACACCTCATTGGCCTATTGATTCATTAAATGTAAGCAAACAACTTGCTGATGAATTTAGCAATCAACATGGCAAAGTAAGTGCGTTATCAACTCTTAATCAATTATATAAAAAAGGGTTAATTAAAAAACGCTCTTTTTGTACTGAAAATAGAGGAAAAGTTGCAGGTTTTTATCCAAGAAGCTGGGCTACTTGTCATTCAATATCAGATGAAAATTTTGAATGTTTGCAAAACTATTTCAAAAAAACTGATATTTAA